The sequence below is a genomic window from Nitrospirota bacterium.
TCGCATAATGCAAGCCCTGTCGTTGTTCAAAAATATATCGCCATGAACATTTTGCTAAATCCAGTAAAGAATTTGTCACCTCTTTTGTGTTGTCGCTGGAATTGTTGTCAATAACCAGTATTTCATACTCGGATACTGGAAGGGTCTGATCCAAAAAAGAAGGGATAGATTTAATCAGATATTTGGCCCTGTTGTAAGTGGGGACGATAAGGGATACTCTAACCATGTCACATTTCAAGCCACTCAAGATCTTCCACTTGGAGCACCCTTGTTGCAATCCCGTGTAAAGCTTTTGAATTTTTAAACATTCAAGGGTATAATTTCTGAGGATTTAAGCTAAAGAGCCTAATAATTCATCTAAATAAAGTAAGAATCTTTATTTTATTGAAATCCCTCGTTATCCTGCTCTTAAGTATGGCTATTTTTTCTTACATAAATTAAAATTCCGTGTAATATTTCTGAAAGGATTCGTCTGCAAAAGATCCATAGCGATAAACTTTCCGAACCTTATACTTCTTCCAGAGGAGGTCTAATTTCTCCAGTTTAGAAAGTACAGTTTCCCTTTCTCCTGCTTTTAGAAGCCCTTCTCTATATTTTTTTAAAAAGATATTTATTATCTTTTTGACATTCACACCAGACATTAAAAACCTCACTTCTCTTAGAAGTTATTACACATTATACCCTTTTTCAGATTTCCTCAAGTATCACTTGATGTCGAAATTACTACCCATAACTAAGTTTCCATAGATGACCAGTATCCCCACGAGCATCATGAATTCCTCTGTTTCTTGCAATATATAATCCCTGACTCGGTTCAAAAATATACCACTATGAAGATTTTGTAGATATCATACTGCAATGGGCTATTTATTTAGTATTATCATTGGAATTATTATCTTTAATTAATATCTCATACAGGGATCAAGAGAGGGATTGATTCAGATTAGTGATTTAAATATGCTTTGCGATTAAAAACTCTTTGTATGGCAGAGACAACAATATAATAACTATCTTTTATTGCAAGCTGACTTTTATATATTGCATGCAAAAACCCTATCTTTATATTCTGAGATAGCGGCAGTTTTTTTCGATACTTTCTTAAAAGAGCATTAAAACGTAAATAACTTTCTCCATTTTTAAAATCATTATGGGTTTTTGTGCCTACAATGTATCGAAAATTCCCAAAGGCTTCGTCTACATACAGCACAGAGGCCGCACCCCGGATGGCCCTTAAGAGGAAATCCAAGTCCATGGTAAAATGATCAGTTATATCATATAAACCAATCTTATTATGCAGCGACTTATGATAATAATATGCCGAAGGATTAACCGGAAACGGATTCTTAGACTCATTGCCAATCAACAAATCCGTGAATTTAAGATTAGCAGGTTTATTTATCCACTTTATAGTTCCATCATCACCCCAGACATTACAATTTCCCACCAGCAGGCTTGGTTCAGGCAATGTTTTAAATATCTCAATTATCCTGTCAAAAACCTTTGGTTCATAATAATCATCCGCATTAAGAAAACCCAGTATCTCCCCCCTTGCCATTGCAATACCTTTATTCATGGCATCGGACTGTCCTCTATCTTTTTCCGATACCCAGCGAATATGCGGATATTTCTCTGCATATCTTTTTATAATCTCGACAGTCCCGTCAGTAGAACCACCGTCCACAATGATATGCTCCGCATCAGGACAGTTCTGTTCAATTACATTTTTTATGCAGAATTCAATAAACCGTTTGCCGTTGAAGACGGGAGTGATTATGCTGAGCATAAGTTATGCTGGCTTCCTGTTTATAAATTTGTTCATCAGAGTTGATCTTTAAGATAAAAAGCAATGACGATAAGATAGCAATGAGCATGATGCTATGATTTTATGTATTATTCTCGTATTTTTCAATTGTGGTTTTTAATCCGCCCGATGATTCAATAAATCCCTGTTCGATCAAATAGTTTGCAATAGCATAAAAAGCAGCATGGTAAGCACGTTATGATGCAAAATCGTAATCTCCATCCTCAACTTGTCGTCTTGCCGCAACAATAGAACGTCTGGCCTTGTTTATCATTGTCCGCAACTGATCCTTAAGGACTTTGTCCTGGCTCACAAGGTAATCCCTTCTTTACTAATGTTTATCAAGAGGGGATTGTATTTCTCATGATTCAGTTTTTCTTGTGAAACAGGAAATGCTGAAAAAACGGCATTATACTCATAAAGGGTATCACCTGCCACCGCATCAATAATATCCTTAACCTCTGCAGATGCTTCATCCACAACAACCAAACAGTCGTAGTCAGAGGCGAATGCCTCATCGCCCCTGGCCCTGGAACCAAATAGTATAACCCTTTTTAAACGGATACCTAACTGTTCTCTTATCCTTCTAACAAAATAATCAAGCGCATCATCTTCCATTTTGTGTTCTCTCTCCTTTAATATTCCCGATTAGTAATCTCCGTTTGACCAACTCTTTTAGGCACGGGATTAAGCCATATATCTTTCATTATTTCATCCAGATGTTCAGGATCATTTACTCTGAAATAAAACCCTGATTCAGGAGATTGTTCTATTAAGATTATACTAATGTTATGAACGGGGAGCAAGAATATGACCTCTGAGTCTATTAACTTAACAAAGCCTCTGGATGTTTGTTGGCTATACGTAAAAGCGCAGATGCTGGTCCTGAAGGTTTACGCCGTCCCTGTTCCCACTCCTGAAGAGTTTTTATACTTACACCCATAAGTGCTGCAAAAGCTGACTGACTAAGGTTTAAGTCTTCCCAGATCTTCTTGACATCAGAAGGTAATTCAACCTTAAATCTTTTTCCTTTGCCTTCCTTGATTGCCTTTACGCCCTGGAGGACCTCATGGCCGATATCTCTTTTTTTCATTCCTCAATCTCCTTCCTTATCTCTCGTAAGATACTTAAAGGAGCTTCTATAAATTCCATTATTATTTTCAAAAGTTCGGCATTGCCGTATAATTGTCTACCCCTTGCGTCTTCAGAAACCTAAGAACGTAAACATCTCCCAGGCCATAAAATCACTTTCTACTTCATTACCCACATTATTCTTGATGCAACATTACCGCATCCTTACAACACTGCAAAAAACCTTACCAAACTTCTCCTGTCTTTTCCTGTTATTAGATAACAGTTCTGCTGGATTAGCTTTTTTAGTCACGGGATTAAGCCAGATAGCATTCATTGTTTCAGATAGATGCTCAGGGTAGGCTTACGCAGCAGAAAGCTACGGTTAATAATATTAACTTACTGTCTTTTTGCTTATAATACACGGTAATCTCTTTCTCTTCAAAATATCTCCCTTCCCAATAAGCATTATAGGGAAACACAAAGACTTTTCTGTTAGTTCCTTCTTTAGAATCAGTTGCATTCCAACCATTATTTCAGAAAAAAGCTGTTTATTGAAATACTTTTGTGCGATATTCATCTTTTACCTCTCCATAATTTTCTAACAGATTTTACCTTCTCAATCCCGGGTCTATGGTTTTTTT
It includes:
- a CDS encoding type II toxin-antitoxin system MqsA family antitoxin; the protein is MKKRDIGHEVLQGVKAIKEGKGKRFKVELPSDVKKIWEDLNLSQSAFAALMGVSIKTLQEWEQGRRKPSGPASALLRIANKHPEALLS
- a CDS encoding nucleotidyltransferase domain-containing protein; amino-acid sequence: MEDDALDYFVRRIREQLGIRLKRVILFGSRARGDEAFASDYDCLVVVDEASAEVKDIIDAVAGDTLYEYNAVFSAFPVSQEKLNHEKYNPLLINISKEGITL
- a CDS encoding glycosyltransferase, translating into MLSIITPVFNGKRFIEFCIKNVIEQNCPDAEHIIVDGGSTDGTVEIIKRYAEKYPHIRWVSEKDRGQSDAMNKGIAMARGEILGFLNADDYYEPKVFDRIIEIFKTLPEPSLLVGNCNVWGDDGTIKWINKPANLKFTDLLIGNESKNPFPVNPSAYYYHKSLHNKIGLYDITDHFTMDLDFLLRAIRGAASVLYVDEAFGNFRYIVGTKTHNDFKNGESYLRFNALLRKYRKKLPLSQNIKIGFLHAIYKSQLAIKDSYYIVVSAIQRVFNRKAYLNH